One Hippocampus zosterae strain Florida chromosome 4, ASM2543408v3, whole genome shotgun sequence genomic window carries:
- the slc22a18 gene encoding solute carrier family 22 member 18: protein MTARVENSDLTSPVSFKANAATHLKKKTTIYAVYVIAALDITWMFLQFSITPFLARKLGFDTLWFGYLQTTVGVMQLVGGPLFGRFADVLGARAAMSLACTANIVFFILLAIADSPVMLFVHKLPTIVMHILPASQMVVSDLSEPEKRADGLSKLGLCFGIGMIAGSTVGGHLVKSYGETFAACSGAAGSSFSLLLVLSFIPRTTKVQSPASKTDSETKSKSIFDVGQITRLMKFPGVTPTFVVKIVSSLPSGIFQVMFSIITLDFFKLTPEQNGYIMAYFGVAQMVVQGGVIGRLTSRYSESSLLLLSVGISAFVGLAQAYMQNVFHFCLTVVPMILSLSIFNVITDSLLTKSVPPSDTGTMLGLCASVQSLLRTVGPTIGGFLYVNYGIFSIGFLQFIVNSSVLAYLLKRRLNKKDGYKE, encoded by the exons ATGACCGCAAGAGTTGAAAACAGCGACCTAACTTCTCCGGTTAGCTTTAAAGCTAACGCTGCGACTcatttgaagaagaaaacaacTATTTACGCCGTTTATGTAATCGCTGCATTGGACATAACATGGATGTTTTTACAGTTCTCCATAACGCCG TTTTTGGCAAGGAAACTGGGCTTTGACACTTTGTGGTTTGGTTATTTACAAACCACTGTTGGTGTCATGCAGCTGGTTGGCGGGCCTTTGTTTGGAAG GTTTGCGGATGTTCTCGGGGCCCGAGCAGCAATGTCATTGGCGTGCACCGCCAACATTGTTTTCTTCATTCTACTGGCTATTGCAGACTCTCCTGTCATGCTTTTTGTGCACAAACTCCCCACAATTGTCATGCATATCCTCCCAG CTTCTCAGATGGTTGTATCAGACCTTTCAGAACCCGAAAAACGCGCCGATGGACTTTCCAAACTAGGACTCTGTTTTGGCATTGGAATGATAGCTGGCTCCACTGTAGGTGGCCATCTTGTCAAAAGCTATGG GGAGACATTTGCTGCATGCAGTGGTGCTGCAGGGAGCTCATTCAGTTTGCTGTTGGTATTAAGCTTTATTCCTCGAACCACTAAAGTTCAAAGTCCAGCCTCCAAAACAGATT CTGAGACCAAAAGCAAGTCCATATTTGATGTTGGCCAGATCACAAGACTCATGAAGTTTCCAGGCGTGACACCGACCTTTGTTGTGAAGATTGTTTCAAGCTTGCCGTCAg GCATTTTCCAAGTGATGTTCTCTATAATCACATTGGACTTTTTCAAGTTGACACCTGAGCAGAATGGATACATAATGGCATATTTTGGAGTAGCTCAGATG GTGGTTCAGGGCGGAGTGATTGGGCGACTTACATCAAGGTACTCTGAGAGTTCACTGCTACTTCTGTCTGTTGGAATTTCTGCTTTTGTGGGCCTTGCTCAG GCTTACATGCAGAATGTGTTCCATTTCTGCCTGACCGTGGTCCCCATGATCTTGTCCCTCAGCATTTTTAATGTCATCACAGACAGTTTGCTCACCAAGAGTGTACCTCCCTCTGATACAG GCACAATGTTGGGACTGTGTGCATCAGTTCAGTCTCTACTTCGGACAGTTGGACCGACCATTGGCGGCTTCCTCTATGTGAACTATGGCATTTTCTCCATCGGCTTTCTTCAGTTTATTGTAAATAGTTCTGTGCTTGCATACCTGCTGAAGCGTCGACTCAACAAGAAAGACGGATATAAAGAATGA
- the ndufs3 gene encoding NADH dehydrogenase [ubiquinone] iron-sulfur protein 3, mitochondrial has translation MAAALVRCVRGSLGRNLSIARSSCLLKQSRLQSSTTETKPTVRPKDAVTHNQLTAFGEYVAEMMPKYIQQVQVTCYNELEVMIHPDGVIPMLTFLRDHTNAQFRNMVDLTAVDIPSRQNRFEIVYNLLSLRYNSRIRVKTYTDELTPLDSAVPVHMVANWYEREVWDMYGVFFGNHPDLRRILTDYGFEGHPFRKDFPLSGYVEVRYDDELKRVVAEPVELTQEFRKFDLNTPWEVFPAHREAKEAPPILEAGAEASEKK, from the exons ATGGCTGCGGCTCTTGTTCGGTGTGTCCGCGGAAGTCTCGGACGGAATTTGTCCA TTGCAAGATCTTCATGTCTCCTGAAGCAGAGCAGATTGCAGAGTTCCACCACTGAAACAAAAC CAACTGTGCGGCCTAAGGATGCAGTCACCCACAATCAGCTGACAGCGTTTGGGGAGTATGTGGCTGAGATGATGCCCAAATACATCCAGCAGGTTCAG gtgaCATGTTATAATGAGCTGGAGGTGATGATCCACCCTGACGGCGTGATCCCCATGCTGACTTTCCTGAGGGACCACACCAACGCTCAGTTCAGAAACATGGTCGACCTAACAGCTGTCGACATTCCTTCACGGCAGAACCGCTTTGAG ATTGTGTACAACTTGCTGTCACTGCGCTACAACTCCCGTATTCGAGTTAAAACGTACACGGATGAACTCACACCTTTGGACTCTGCTGTTCCCGTCCACATGGTTGCCAACTGGTACGAGAGGGAG GTTTGGGACATGTATGGTGTGTTTTTTGGCAACCACCCTGACCTGCGACGCATTCTGACCGACTACGGCTTTGAGGGTCATCCCTTCAGGAAAGACTTCCCTCTGTCAGGATATGTTGAG GTGCGTTACGACGACGAACTGAAGCGTGTGGTAGCGGAGCCGGTGGAGCTGACACAGGAGTTTCGCAAGTTTGACTTGAACACACCGTGGGAGGTGTTCCCCGCTCACCGAGAGGCCAAGGAGGCTCCGCCCATACTGGAAGCTGGAGCCGAAGCTTCTGAGAAGAAGTGA